In the Hordeum vulgare subsp. vulgare chromosome 7H, MorexV3_pseudomolecules_assembly, whole genome shotgun sequence genome, one interval contains:
- the LOC123407911 gene encoding aberrant root formation protein 4 isoform X1, which produces MARDEPFAAAVDVADGDSSSSSPTLTRLREALSALSEAFESGDAASSDAAAASVAEILSASDADAALSEQMLREVHAFLSRPSSNQMAVDALSLELPKPVAKLGARMGNCRDVARTIIEFFVSNCNPRDMLCILCEALDTPVALNGPAYFVILLDGLASTLILIQRRHIEQVKVVLPAILRVMHANLSECDGEHGLAAVDLFSAALRIGNAIQEMCKTMVNHRKEELCSILGLYTLQNIALLQALVSSESKHQNILSTCGSVVLQYSKLLMFCGFTYLGLLTGNDVTSATTKLSKEEDDNFLDCFSFAMDGASLVVVWTSMDDDMSKYAGAEFESALKEVQDNCIRKWEAINMFRYVLSSVNYSWAIKSHSLDLLLTLVDDKCTEETNDHVDFPCSTQIFAILKAIERVMIAAPDTLMRKKAFSSLKKVISVVPSTQRFDILQALIENSMFPSLTAIILDLVKNEVLRESRRADQVNESDRSKNVGEPPHWASQVLELVELILRPPEGGPPCLRDHSEEVLSALNLLRLILIIDSRGSRSATMFRDKTIQAVYADWLIPLRSIVSGTQSELEKDGGEEENQMVCLLNPVQLVLHRCIELVEEKMKGL; this is translated from the exons ATGGCGAGGGACGAACCCTTCGCCGCCGCCGTGGACGTCGCCGACGGCGACTCATCCTCCTCCAGCCCAACCCTCACGCGCCTACGGGAAGCTCTCTCCGCCCTCTCCGAG GCGTTCGAATCCGGCGACGCCGCCTCCTCCGACGCGGCCGCTGCCTCCGTCGCCGAGATTCTCAGCGCGTCCGATGCCGACGCTGCGCTCTCCGAGCAGATGCTCCGCGAGGTCCACGCGTTCCTCTCGCGCCCGTCCTCCAATCAG ATGGCTGTAGACGCGCTGTCTCTAGAGCTTCCGAAGCCTGTGGCGAAGCTGGGTGCTCGGATGGGGAATTGCCGGGACGTGGCCAGGACTATCATTGAGTTCTTTGTGTCGAATTGCAACCCGAGGGACATGCTCTGCATCCTCTGCGAG GCATTAGATACACCAGTGGCATTAAATGGACCAGCATATTTCGTTATTCTACTAGATGGGCTCGCCAGCA CGCTTATTTTGATTCAGAGGAGACATATTGAGCAAGTAAAGGTCGTACTTCCTGCCATCCTTCGAGTTATGCATGCTAATTTATCAGAATGTGATGGGGAACATGGACTGGCTGCTGTTGATCTGTTCAGTGCAGCCCTCCGAATTGGCAATGCTATACAAGAAATGTGCAAAACAATG GTCAACCACAGGAAGGAAGAGCTATGTTCCATACTTGGTCTATACACCCTTCAAAACATA GCTCTTTTGCAGGCTCTTGTATCATCAGAAAGCAAACATCAGAATATTTTGTCTACTTGTGGTTCAGTTGTTCTTCAATATTCTAAACTTCTTATGTTTTGCGGGTTCACCTATTTGGGTCTTTTAACTGGTAATGATGTGACCTCAGCCACCACTAAACTTTCTAAAG AAGAGGACGACAATTTTCTGGACTGCTTTTCTTTTGCTATGGACGGTGCAAGTCTTGTAG TTGTGTGGACCTCTATGGATGATGACATGTCAAAATATGCTGGAGCAGAGTTTGAATCAGCACTGAAAGAAGTTCAAGACAATTGTATTAGGAAATGGGAAGCAATCAACATGTTTAGATATGTCTTGTCTTCAGTTAATTACTCATGGGCAATCAAATCTCACAGTCTGGACTTATtgttgactttagttgatgataagtgTACTGAGGAAACCAACGATCATGTAGATTTCCCATGTTCCACTCAAATTTTTGCCATACTCAAG GCCATTGAAAGAGTCATGATAGCTGCCCCAGATACTCTGATGCGGAAGAAAGCCTTTTCTTCCCTGAAAAAG GTTATTTCGGTGGTGCCATCCACACAGAGATTTGATATCTTACAGGCCCTAATTGAGAATAGCATGTTCCCCTCCTTG ACTGCAATTATTTTGGATCTGGTGAAGAATGAAGTTTTGAGAGAGAGCCGTCGAGCTGATCAGGTTAATGAATCTGATCGATCAAAAAATGTTGGGGAACCGCCACATTGGGCTTCGCAGGTGCTCGAGTTAGTGGAGCTGATCTTGAGGCCTCCAGAAGGTGGTCCTCCTTGTCTTCGTGATCACAGTGAAGAG GTATTATCTGCTCTGAACTTGCTCAGATTGATTCTGATAATAGATTCAAGAG GATCCAGATCAGCAACAATGTTCCGGGACAAAACAATACAAGCCGTGTACGCAGATTGGCTGATCCCACTAAGATCAATCGTTTCAGGAACTCAATCGGAACTCGAGAAAGATGGTGGTGAGGAAGAAAATCAAATGGTGTGCTTGTTAAATCCTGTTCAGCTAGTACTTCACCGCTGCATTGAGTTGGTGGAGGAAAAAATGAAAGGTTTGTAA
- the LOC123407911 gene encoding aberrant root formation protein 4 isoform X2 produces the protein MARDEPFAAAVDVADGDSSSSSPTLTRLREALSALSEAFESGDAASSDAAAASVAEILSASDADAALSEQMLREVHAFLSRPSSNQMAVDALSLELPKPVAKLGARMGNCRDVARTIIEFFVSNCNPRDMLCILCEALDTPVALNGPAYFVILLDGLASTLILIQRRHIEQVKVVLPAILRVMHANLSECDGEHGLAAVDLFSAALRIGNAIQEMCKTMVNHRKEELCSILGLYTLQNIALVSSESKHQNILSTCGSVVLQYSKLLMFCGFTYLGLLTGNDVTSATTKLSKEEDDNFLDCFSFAMDGASLVVVWTSMDDDMSKYAGAEFESALKEVQDNCIRKWEAINMFRYVLSSVNYSWAIKSHSLDLLLTLVDDKCTEETNDHVDFPCSTQIFAILKAIERVMIAAPDTLMRKKAFSSLKKVISVVPSTQRFDILQALIENSMFPSLTAIILDLVKNEVLRESRRADQVNESDRSKNVGEPPHWASQVLELVELILRPPEGGPPCLRDHSEEVLSALNLLRLILIIDSRGSRSATMFRDKTIQAVYADWLIPLRSIVSGTQSELEKDGGEEENQMVCLLNPVQLVLHRCIELVEEKMKGL, from the exons ATGGCGAGGGACGAACCCTTCGCCGCCGCCGTGGACGTCGCCGACGGCGACTCATCCTCCTCCAGCCCAACCCTCACGCGCCTACGGGAAGCTCTCTCCGCCCTCTCCGAG GCGTTCGAATCCGGCGACGCCGCCTCCTCCGACGCGGCCGCTGCCTCCGTCGCCGAGATTCTCAGCGCGTCCGATGCCGACGCTGCGCTCTCCGAGCAGATGCTCCGCGAGGTCCACGCGTTCCTCTCGCGCCCGTCCTCCAATCAG ATGGCTGTAGACGCGCTGTCTCTAGAGCTTCCGAAGCCTGTGGCGAAGCTGGGTGCTCGGATGGGGAATTGCCGGGACGTGGCCAGGACTATCATTGAGTTCTTTGTGTCGAATTGCAACCCGAGGGACATGCTCTGCATCCTCTGCGAG GCATTAGATACACCAGTGGCATTAAATGGACCAGCATATTTCGTTATTCTACTAGATGGGCTCGCCAGCA CGCTTATTTTGATTCAGAGGAGACATATTGAGCAAGTAAAGGTCGTACTTCCTGCCATCCTTCGAGTTATGCATGCTAATTTATCAGAATGTGATGGGGAACATGGACTGGCTGCTGTTGATCTGTTCAGTGCAGCCCTCCGAATTGGCAATGCTATACAAGAAATGTGCAAAACAATG GTCAACCACAGGAAGGAAGAGCTATGTTCCATACTTGGTCTATACACCCTTCAAAACATA GCTCTTGTATCATCAGAAAGCAAACATCAGAATATTTTGTCTACTTGTGGTTCAGTTGTTCTTCAATATTCTAAACTTCTTATGTTTTGCGGGTTCACCTATTTGGGTCTTTTAACTGGTAATGATGTGACCTCAGCCACCACTAAACTTTCTAAAG AAGAGGACGACAATTTTCTGGACTGCTTTTCTTTTGCTATGGACGGTGCAAGTCTTGTAG TTGTGTGGACCTCTATGGATGATGACATGTCAAAATATGCTGGAGCAGAGTTTGAATCAGCACTGAAAGAAGTTCAAGACAATTGTATTAGGAAATGGGAAGCAATCAACATGTTTAGATATGTCTTGTCTTCAGTTAATTACTCATGGGCAATCAAATCTCACAGTCTGGACTTATtgttgactttagttgatgataagtgTACTGAGGAAACCAACGATCATGTAGATTTCCCATGTTCCACTCAAATTTTTGCCATACTCAAG GCCATTGAAAGAGTCATGATAGCTGCCCCAGATACTCTGATGCGGAAGAAAGCCTTTTCTTCCCTGAAAAAG GTTATTTCGGTGGTGCCATCCACACAGAGATTTGATATCTTACAGGCCCTAATTGAGAATAGCATGTTCCCCTCCTTG ACTGCAATTATTTTGGATCTGGTGAAGAATGAAGTTTTGAGAGAGAGCCGTCGAGCTGATCAGGTTAATGAATCTGATCGATCAAAAAATGTTGGGGAACCGCCACATTGGGCTTCGCAGGTGCTCGAGTTAGTGGAGCTGATCTTGAGGCCTCCAGAAGGTGGTCCTCCTTGTCTTCGTGATCACAGTGAAGAG GTATTATCTGCTCTGAACTTGCTCAGATTGATTCTGATAATAGATTCAAGAG GATCCAGATCAGCAACAATGTTCCGGGACAAAACAATACAAGCCGTGTACGCAGATTGGCTGATCCCACTAAGATCAATCGTTTCAGGAACTCAATCGGAACTCGAGAAAGATGGTGGTGAGGAAGAAAATCAAATGGTGTGCTTGTTAAATCCTGTTCAGCTAGTACTTCACCGCTGCATTGAGTTGGTGGAGGAAAAAATGAAAGGTTTGTAA